In the Elioraea tepida genome, one interval contains:
- a CDS encoding gamma-glutamylcyclotransferase family protein: protein MRVFLYGTLMDPAVFQRIAGTAAPLEAARPALLEGWRRVTLRAAPFPTLLRDPSGRVDGLLATIPLALLPPLHAYEGQLYRFVTVRVLSDGAILSARAWVAHPSRADPRRPWPPA from the coding sequence ATGCGGGTGTTCCTCTACGGGACCCTGATGGACCCGGCGGTGTTCCAGCGCATCGCCGGAACGGCCGCGCCGCTCGAGGCGGCGCGTCCCGCCCTGCTCGAAGGCTGGCGTCGTGTCACGCTCCGCGCGGCGCCCTTCCCGACGCTCCTGCGTGACCCCTCTGGCCGCGTGGACGGGCTCCTCGCCACGATCCCCCTGGCCCTGCTTCCGCCCCTACACGCTTACGAGGGCCAGCTCTACCGTTTCGTCACCGTGCGGGTTCTCAGCGACGGGGCGATCCTCTCCGCCCGCGCCTGGGTGGCCCATCCAAGCCGGGCCGACCCGCGCCGCCCCTGGCCGCCTGCCTGA
- a CDS encoding Bug family tripartite tricarboxylate transporter substrate binding protein has translation MRIAAVAALAAIVAATPGDASAQARWEPSRPVQFLVPAGTGGGADQMARVIQGIVSKHNLMRQPIVVVNKGGGAGAEAFLEAKGARGNPHLLIITLSNLFTTPIATGIPFNWRDLTPVKMLALDEFVLWVNADAPYRTVPAFLEAARANRLRFGGTGSRQEDQIIVAAITKATGIPFTYIPYQGGGAVAVALVGGHLEATVNNPIEAVSHWRAGKVRPLCVFDSRRLPVTEKMTETEAWSDIPTCRESGLDVEYLMMRAIFMPPGVTQAQVNFYIDLLEKVRQTEEWKDLMKQGAFNLTTLTGQPFVEWLTREEERHRTLMTEAGFAAAR, from the coding sequence ATGCGCATCGCTGCCGTGGCCGCGCTTGCGGCGATCGTCGCCGCAACACCAGGCGACGCCTCAGCGCAGGCGCGTTGGGAACCCTCCCGCCCGGTGCAGTTCCTCGTCCCGGCGGGAACCGGCGGCGGCGCCGACCAGATGGCCCGCGTGATCCAGGGCATCGTCTCCAAGCACAACCTGATGCGCCAGCCGATCGTGGTGGTAAACAAGGGCGGCGGCGCCGGTGCGGAGGCCTTCCTCGAGGCGAAGGGGGCTCGCGGCAACCCGCACCTCTTGATCATCACTCTCTCGAACCTGTTCACCACGCCGATCGCCACGGGTATCCCATTCAACTGGCGCGACCTCACGCCCGTGAAGATGCTCGCGCTCGACGAATTCGTCCTCTGGGTGAATGCAGACGCCCCCTATCGGACGGTTCCCGCCTTCCTCGAGGCGGCGCGCGCCAACCGTCTGCGGTTCGGCGGCACCGGCTCGCGCCAGGAGGACCAGATCATCGTCGCCGCCATCACCAAGGCCACCGGCATCCCCTTCACCTACATTCCTTACCAGGGTGGCGGCGCGGTGGCGGTGGCGCTCGTCGGCGGCCATCTCGAGGCGACGGTGAACAATCCGATCGAGGCGGTCAGCCACTGGCGCGCCGGCAAGGTCAGGCCGCTCTGCGTGTTCGACAGCAGGCGGCTTCCGGTCACCGAGAAGATGACCGAGACCGAAGCCTGGAGCGACATCCCAACCTGCCGCGAGAGCGGGCTCGATGTCGAATACCTGATGATGCGCGCGATCTTCATGCCCCCAGGCGTGACCCAGGCGCAGGTGAACTTCTACATCGACCTTCTCGAGAAGGTGCGGCAGACCGAAGAGTGGAAGGACCTGATGAAGCAGGGCGCCTTCAACCTCACGACGCTCACCGGCCAGCCCTTCGTCGAATGGCTCACCCGCGAGGAGGAGCGTCACCGCACGCTGATGACGGAAGCCGGCTTCGCGGCAGCACGCTGA
- a CDS encoding tripartite tricarboxylate transporter TctB family protein, with amino-acid sequence MLSRFRGISARHAELGLAALFAVVAALAIADSLRIGAGWGEDGPRSGYFPFWVGVVLLAASLAQLASALGVRPRDLFATREELGRVASVLVPAAVQVALMPLLGLYLSSALLVAWFMARIGGFSWGLAAASGAATALVAFVVFEIWFLVALPKGPIEELLGF; translated from the coding sequence ATGCTGAGCCGCTTCCGGGGCATAAGCGCCCGCCACGCCGAGCTCGGGCTCGCGGCTCTGTTCGCGGTCGTAGCCGCGCTTGCGATCGCCGACTCGCTTAGGATCGGCGCCGGCTGGGGCGAGGACGGGCCGCGCTCCGGCTATTTCCCGTTCTGGGTCGGCGTCGTGCTACTCGCCGCGTCGCTCGCCCAGCTCGCCTCCGCTCTCGGCGTGCGGCCGCGCGACCTCTTCGCCACGCGCGAGGAGCTCGGCCGCGTGGCCTCGGTTCTCGTTCCCGCAGCGGTACAGGTGGCGCTGATGCCGCTCCTCGGCCTCTACCTCTCCTCCGCCCTGCTTGTGGCCTGGTTCATGGCGCGGATTGGCGGTTTCTCCTGGGGCCTTGCCGCCGCATCCGGGGCGGCGACCGCTCTTGTCGCCTTCGTGGTGTTCGAGATCTGGTTCCTCGTCGCCCTGCCGAAGGGGCCAATCGAAGAGCTGCTCGGCTTCTGA
- a CDS encoding tripartite tricarboxylate transporter permease, translating to MDQFGLLLNGFAVALDPRNVALMLIGIVLGVVIGVLPGLGGANGVAILLPLTFSLPPVSAIILLSCIYWGALFGGAITSILFNIPGEPWSVATTFDGYPMAQQGRAAEALTAAFTSSFVGAFFAIVMITFVAPLVAGFALRFGPPEFFAVMFLAFASFIGMGSGSPLKTLIVTMAGFLLACVGLDSVTGSLRLTFGSTELMRGFDFLVAVIGLFGIGEILTSIEEGLAFRGAAAAIDLSVVRRTWAELPRHWALSLRSALIGCWMGVTPAGATPASFMSYGVARRMARPGEVPFGKGRIEGVIAPETAAHAAGTSALLPMLALGVPGSPTAAVLLGGLMMWGLQPGPMLFVEQADFVWGLIASMYLGNLVGLLLVLFAVPWFAAILRVPFAVIAALILVICSIGAYTVNNAWFDVVVMLAFGVLGYAMKKLDYPLAPLVLALVLGNRTEQAFRQSMLSSQGDLGVFFSNWLVGSIMTAGLVLLFWPLFSRLRGAVQVALSRRAG from the coding sequence ATGGACCAGTTCGGCCTCCTGCTGAACGGCTTCGCCGTCGCTCTCGACCCCAGGAACGTCGCGCTGATGCTGATCGGCATCGTGCTCGGCGTGGTGATCGGCGTTCTGCCGGGCCTTGGCGGCGCGAACGGGGTGGCGATCCTGTTGCCGCTCACCTTCAGCCTCCCGCCGGTGAGCGCGATCATCCTCCTCTCCTGCATCTACTGGGGGGCGCTGTTCGGCGGGGCGATCACCTCCATCCTGTTCAACATCCCGGGCGAGCCCTGGTCGGTCGCGACCACCTTCGACGGCTACCCGATGGCGCAGCAGGGCCGCGCGGCTGAGGCGCTGACGGCAGCCTTCACCTCCTCCTTCGTCGGCGCCTTCTTCGCGATCGTGATGATCACCTTCGTCGCCCCGCTCGTGGCCGGCTTCGCGCTCCGCTTCGGCCCTCCCGAGTTCTTCGCGGTGATGTTCCTCGCCTTCGCCTCCTTCATCGGCATGGGCTCCGGTTCGCCTCTGAAGACCCTGATCGTCACCATGGCCGGGTTCCTGCTCGCCTGCGTCGGGCTCGACAGCGTCACCGGCTCGCTCCGCCTCACCTTCGGCTCGACCGAACTGATGCGCGGCTTCGACTTCCTCGTCGCGGTGATCGGCCTGTTCGGGATCGGCGAGATCCTCACCTCGATTGAGGAGGGGCTCGCGTTCCGCGGCGCTGCGGCGGCGATCGACCTCTCTGTGGTGCGCCGCACCTGGGCGGAACTGCCGCGGCATTGGGCGCTGTCGCTCCGCTCCGCCCTGATCGGCTGCTGGATGGGTGTGACGCCTGCCGGAGCCACCCCTGCCTCCTTCATGAGCTACGGGGTGGCGCGGCGCATGGCGAGGCCCGGCGAGGTGCCGTTCGGCAAGGGCCGGATCGAGGGCGTGATCGCGCCTGAGACGGCGGCGCACGCGGCCGGCACCTCGGCGCTTCTGCCGATGCTCGCGCTTGGCGTGCCAGGCTCCCCAACCGCCGCGGTGCTCTTGGGCGGGCTGATGATGTGGGGCCTACAGCCCGGGCCGATGCTGTTCGTCGAGCAGGCGGATTTCGTCTGGGGCCTGATCGCCTCGATGTATCTCGGCAACCTCGTCGGCCTCCTGCTCGTGCTGTTCGCGGTGCCGTGGTTCGCGGCCATCCTGCGCGTTCCCTTCGCGGTGATCGCCGCCCTGATCCTCGTGATCTGCTCGATCGGCGCCTACACGGTGAACAACGCCTGGTTCGACGTCGTGGTGATGCTCGCCTTCGGCGTGCTCGGCTATGCGATGAAGAAGCTCGACTATCCGCTCGCGCCACTCGTGCTCGCGCTTGTGCTCGGCAACCGCACCGAGCAGGCCTTCCGACAGTCGATGCTGTCCTCGCAAGGCGACCTTGGCGTCTTCTTCTCCAACTGGCTCGTCGGCTCGATCATGACGGCCGGGCTCGTGCTTCTGTTCTGGCCACTGTTCAGCCGCCTGCGCGGGGCGGTGCAGGTGGCGCTCTCGCGTCGCGCGGGCTGA
- a CDS encoding DSD1 family PLP-dependent enzyme yields MLQTPPALPGMPEDEIDTPALLLDLDAFERNLDTMAALLAPTGARLRAHAKTHKSATIARLQAERAGAVGQCVQKVGEAEALIWGGIGDVIVTNEVVGREKLARLFGLTRLARVSVCVDDPVQIALLEGAAEATGGRIEALVEIDVGMERCGIAPGPPAVALAERIAGSRHLVFGGLQAYHGRAQHLRRAEERQAAIAEAAEATRRTVEQLRQRGLVCRVVGGAGTGTFALEAASGIWNEIQAGSFCFMDADYARNLEADGSPVSTFRHALFVLATVISTPRPGLAVLDVGHKGVAVDCGLPLVWQMPDVRYVGASDEHGKLVWEGGDRRLAIGQKLRLIPGHCDPTVDRYDWYVGVRGGRVESVFPVDARGAMR; encoded by the coding sequence ATGCTGCAGACACCGCCCGCGCTTCCCGGCATGCCCGAAGACGAGATCGACACGCCTGCGCTGCTGCTCGACCTCGACGCCTTCGAGCGGAACCTCGACACCATGGCCGCCCTGCTCGCGCCGACCGGAGCGAGGCTCCGGGCCCATGCGAAGACCCACAAATCCGCCACGATCGCCCGGCTTCAGGCCGAGCGCGCCGGCGCGGTGGGGCAATGCGTTCAGAAGGTCGGCGAGGCCGAGGCGCTCATCTGGGGCGGCATCGGCGACGTCATCGTCACCAACGAGGTGGTCGGCCGGGAGAAGCTCGCGCGACTCTTCGGCCTCACGCGTCTTGCGCGCGTCTCCGTCTGCGTTGATGACCCGGTCCAGATCGCCCTGCTCGAGGGGGCGGCGGAAGCAACCGGCGGGCGGATCGAGGCGCTCGTCGAGATCGATGTCGGGATGGAGCGCTGCGGCATCGCGCCCGGGCCCCCTGCGGTCGCGCTCGCCGAGCGGATCGCCGGCTCGCGGCATCTCGTGTTCGGGGGGCTTCAGGCCTATCACGGCCGCGCGCAGCATCTGCGAAGGGCGGAAGAGCGTCAGGCGGCGATTGCAGAGGCAGCCGAGGCGACGCGCCGGACGGTGGAGCAGCTCCGCCAGCGCGGCCTCGTCTGCCGCGTTGTGGGCGGCGCCGGCACGGGAACCTTCGCGCTCGAGGCCGCTTCCGGCATCTGGAACGAGATCCAGGCCGGCTCGTTCTGCTTCATGGACGCCGACTACGCCCGAAACCTCGAGGCGGACGGTTCACCGGTCTCGACCTTCCGCCACGCCCTGTTCGTGCTCGCGACCGTGATCAGCACGCCGCGGCCTGGCCTTGCCGTGCTCGATGTCGGCCACAAGGGGGTCGCGGTCGATTGCGGCCTGCCGCTCGTGTGGCAGATGCCGGATGTGCGCTACGTCGGTGCCTCGGACGAGCATGGCAAACTCGTCTGGGAGGGCGGCGACCGCCGGCTCGCGATCGGGCAGAAGCTCCGCCTCATCCCCGGGCACTGCGACCCGACGGTCGATCGCTACGACTGGTATGTCGGCGTCAGGGGGGGGCGGGTGGAGAGCGTCTTTCCCGTCGATGCCCGCGGCGCGATGCGCTGA
- a CDS encoding D-alanyl-D-alanine carboxypeptidase, whose amino-acid sequence MDHPLLRRAGGFLRSVLAAILLALAAAPATAQIGSGRYASIVIDAASGRVLSAVDPDEPRRPASLAKVMTAFLVFDAVAEGRARLSDTLVISPNAAAAPPSKIGLPPGTRITLEQALLAIITKSANDVAVAIAEHFAGSEPAFARLMTLKARSIGMRETVFRNASGLPDREQVTTARDMATLGRRIILDHPGFYRYFATEQFRFRGKVHRNHNLRLLTGYEGTDGIKTGFIRESGFNVLVSAERDGRRVVAAVFGGATAEERDRHVASLLDDAFGGTARFASHTSFALVSRANAATPQPERAAMHRAERQATRGRQGPVTDWAVQVGAFSTRAQALSAARNAERQIGIARAESTVTPVRTRSGRTLFRAQVTNLTAAEAQRACSDRARRKQACTAIPPAGVASSPRPRD is encoded by the coding sequence ATGGATCACCCCCTCCTGCGGCGCGCCGGCGGCTTCCTCAGGTCCGTTCTCGCCGCGATCCTCCTCGCCTTAGCCGCCGCGCCGGCCACCGCGCAGATCGGCAGCGGGCGCTACGCCTCGATCGTGATCGACGCGGCGTCCGGCCGGGTGCTCTCGGCCGTCGATCCGGACGAACCCCGCCGCCCCGCCTCGCTCGCCAAGGTGATGACGGCGTTCCTCGTGTTCGATGCCGTGGCGGAGGGCCGCGCCCGCTTGTCCGACACCCTCGTGATCTCGCCCAACGCCGCCGCCGCCCCGCCCTCGAAGATCGGCCTGCCGCCCGGCACGCGGATCACGCTCGAGCAGGCCCTGCTTGCCATCATCACCAAGTCGGCGAACGACGTCGCGGTCGCGATCGCCGAGCACTTCGCCGGATCGGAGCCGGCCTTCGCGCGGCTGATGACGCTAAAGGCGCGCTCGATCGGCATGCGGGAGACCGTGTTCCGGAACGCCTCCGGCCTGCCCGACCGCGAGCAGGTCACCACCGCACGGGACATGGCCACGCTTGGGCGACGCATCATCCTCGACCATCCGGGCTTCTATCGCTACTTCGCGACGGAACAGTTCCGCTTCCGCGGCAAAGTGCACCGCAACCACAACCTTCGGCTCTTGACCGGCTATGAGGGGACGGACGGGATCAAGACCGGCTTCATCCGCGAGAGCGGCTTCAACGTCCTTGTCTCGGCTGAGCGTGACGGCCGTCGCGTGGTCGCCGCCGTGTTCGGCGGAGCGACGGCGGAGGAGCGCGACCGGCATGTGGCAAGCCTGCTCGACGACGCCTTCGGCGGCACGGCCCGGTTCGCCTCCCACACCTCCTTCGCCCTGGTCTCGCGCGCCAATGCCGCGACACCTCAACCGGAGCGTGCTGCGATGCACAGGGCGGAACGCCAGGCGACGCGCGGCCGCCAGGGGCCCGTGACCGACTGGGCGGTGCAGGTCGGCGCCTTCTCGACGCGCGCCCAGGCGCTCTCGGCCGCCCGGAACGCCGAGCGCCAGATCGGCATCGCGCGCGCCGAGAGCACCGTCACGCCGGTGCGGACCCGCTCCGGCCGCACGCTGTTCCGCGCCCAGGTGACGAACCTCACGGCGGCAGAGGCGCAGCGCGCGTGTTCCGATCGCGCGCGCCGCAAGCAGGCCTGCACGGCGATCCCCCCCGCTGGCGTGGCGTCGAGCCCACGCCCACGCGACTGA
- a CDS encoding phasin family protein, producing MSSRTKAAPAMDAGVEAVDTLVKQGAEIAEKGFEQAHSILKQNMDEAQKHAAVAQRTLEEAIAFGRGNLEAFVKSSTILTEGMQELARATLAFGQAAFADGIENAKALAAVKSVREALDLQAAFAKASTEKMVAETTKLTETSAKLAEKVMAPMIERMNQAVKTFGKPIAA from the coding sequence ATGAGCAGCAGGACGAAAGCCGCCCCCGCGATGGACGCCGGTGTCGAGGCAGTGGACACCCTCGTGAAGCAGGGTGCGGAGATCGCGGAGAAGGGCTTCGAGCAGGCCCATAGCATCCTGAAGCAGAACATGGACGAGGCGCAGAAGCATGCGGCCGTCGCACAGCGCACGCTCGAGGAGGCGATCGCCTTCGGCCGCGGCAATCTCGAGGCGTTCGTGAAGTCCTCGACGATCCTCACCGAGGGCATGCAGGAGCTCGCGCGTGCGACGCTCGCCTTCGGCCAGGCCGCCTTCGCCGACGGGATCGAGAACGCCAAGGCGCTGGCCGCCGTGAAGTCGGTGCGCGAGGCGCTAGACCTCCAGGCTGCGTTCGCCAAGGCCTCGACGGAGAAGATGGTCGCGGAGACGACGAAGCTTACCGAGACCTCTGCGAAGCTCGCCGAGAAGGTGATGGCGCCGATGATCGAGCGCATGAACCAGGCGGTAAAGACCTTCGGCAAGCCGATCGCCGCCTGA